One part of the Chroogloeocystis siderophila 5.2 s.c.1 genome encodes these proteins:
- a CDS encoding cyanophycinase has protein sequence MAQSQAKGQLVIIGGAEDKEGECTILREFVRRAGGTKARVVIMTAATELPREVGENYIRIFERLGAEDVRIIDTETREDASSSTALEAIEKATGVFFTGGDQARITSILKDTEIDTKIHERFQTGIVVGGTSAGAAVMPDVMIVEGDSETNPRMEIVDLGPGMAFLPGVVIDQHFSQRGRLGRLIAALAQQPAVLGFGIDENTAIVVSDDQFEVVGEGSVTVVDDSNVNHTNVNEILKDEALAVCGAKLHILPHGYKFNLKTRKPILDNVSSASTKLQNNGSNDNQTVEVSTEQQLLEQLAT, from the coding sequence ATGGCACAAAGCCAAGCAAAAGGTCAATTGGTGATTATCGGTGGAGCCGAAGATAAAGAGGGAGAATGCACGATTTTACGTGAATTTGTTCGCCGTGCAGGAGGAACAAAAGCTAGAGTTGTGATTATGACAGCCGCAACCGAACTACCACGCGAAGTTGGAGAAAATTATATTAGAATTTTTGAGCGTTTAGGCGCTGAAGATGTACGGATAATAGATACAGAAACACGTGAAGATGCTAGCTCTTCAACAGCATTGGAAGCAATTGAAAAAGCAACAGGTGTATTTTTTACTGGAGGGGATCAAGCCCGTATTACAAGTATTTTAAAAGATACAGAAATTGATACAAAAATTCACGAACGCTTTCAAACAGGAATTGTTGTTGGCGGAACAAGCGCGGGAGCGGCGGTGATGCCTGATGTCATGATTGTAGAAGGCGACTCTGAGACAAACCCTCGCATGGAAATTGTAGACTTAGGTCCTGGTATGGCCTTTCTTCCAGGAGTTGTCATCGATCAACATTTCTCACAACGCGGGCGCTTAGGACGCTTAATTGCGGCGCTAGCACAACAGCCTGCTGTTTTAGGATTTGGTATTGATGAAAATACCGCTATAGTTGTAAGTGATGACCAATTTGAAGTTGTTGGGGAAGGTTCAGTTACAGTTGTAGATGATTCCAATGTTAATCATACCAATGTTAACGAAATACTAAAGGATGAGGCTTTAGCTGTTTGTGGTGCTAAACTGCATATCTTACCTCATGGCTACAAGTTCAATCTCAAAACTCGCAAGCCCATATTAGATAACGTTTCTTCAGCTTCTACTAAATTACAAAATAATGGTTCAAATGATAACCAAACAGTAGAAGTATCAACTGAGCAACAATTATTAGAGCAGTTAGCAACATAA
- the rpsO gene encoding 30S ribosomal protein S15, producing the protein MTLTQERKQELISNYQLHETDTGSSAVQIAMLTERINRLSEHLKSNQKDHSSRRGLLKLIGQRKRLLSYLQTEDREQYQNLISRLGIRG; encoded by the coding sequence ATGACTTTGACGCAAGAGCGCAAACAAGAGTTAATTTCTAACTATCAACTGCACGAAACTGATACTGGCTCATCGGCTGTTCAAATTGCGATGCTGACTGAGCGCATTAACCGCTTGAGCGAACATCTTAAAAGCAATCAGAAAGATCATTCTTCTCGACGAGGATTATTAAAACTGATCGGTCAGCGCAAGCGTTTGCTATCCTATCTGCAAACAGAAGATCGAGAACAGTATCAAAATTTAATTAGCCGCCTTGGTATTCGCGGTTAA
- a CDS encoding PAM68 family protein, which yields MAPEPKNKRLPFEPSKKNQKTAKAKKQAPVVKKIQEVATKSDQSPPVTRAQMAVPKVVSDRMARRMAAFCGIPTALGMSTFIVSYLIVSHGWFKLPNVAVLLVSMGFFGLGVLGLSYGVLSASWDEEIVGSMLGWQEFTSNWGRMLSAWRSRRQKNV from the coding sequence ATGGCACCTGAACCTAAAAATAAGCGTTTGCCCTTTGAACCGAGTAAAAAAAATCAAAAAACGGCAAAAGCCAAAAAACAAGCACCAGTCGTCAAAAAAATACAAGAAGTAGCAACTAAAAGCGATCAATCCCCACCGGTAACACGAGCGCAAATGGCTGTACCAAAAGTAGTGAGCGATCGCATGGCGCGACGCATGGCAGCTTTTTGTGGTATACCAACGGCGTTAGGTATGTCCACGTTTATTGTCAGCTACTTAATTGTCAGTCACGGCTGGTTTAAATTGCCAAACGTAGCAGTTTTACTAGTCAGTATGGGCTTTTTTGGTTTAGGTGTATTGGGTCTATCCTACGGTGTCCTTTCTGCTTCTTGGGATGAAGAAATTGTGGGCAGTATGCTAGGCTGGCAAGAGTTCACCAGCAACTGGGGACGGATGCTGTCAGCTTGGCGTTCAAGACGACAGAAAAACGTGTAA
- the aroF gene encoding 3-deoxy-7-phosphoheptulonate synthase — MIVVMKVGSPEVEITRVSEELTTWGLTPEKIVGKHKVVLGLVGDTASLDPLQIQEISPWIEQVLRVEQPFKRVSREFRHGEASEVAVATPNGTVYFGQHHPVVVVAGPCSVENEAMIVETARRVKAAGATFLRGGAYKPRTSPYAFQGHGESALELLAAARKASGLGIITEVMDAADLDKIVEVADVVQVGARNMQNFSLLKKVGAQPKPVLLKRGMSATIEEWLMAAEYILAAGNSNVILCERGIRTFDRQYARNTLDLAVIPVLRSLTHLPIMIDPSHGTGKAEYVPAMSLAAVAAGTDSLMIEVHPNPAKALSDGPQSLTPERFDRLMQELSVIGKAVSRWQQLAIALSP, encoded by the coding sequence ATGATTGTAGTCATGAAAGTCGGCTCTCCCGAAGTCGAAATCACTCGTGTAAGCGAAGAACTTACTACGTGGGGTTTAACACCGGAAAAGATTGTTGGCAAGCACAAAGTCGTTTTAGGCTTGGTGGGAGACACCGCAAGTCTAGATCCACTGCAAATTCAAGAGATTAGCCCTTGGATTGAACAAGTGCTACGCGTAGAGCAACCTTTTAAACGAGTCAGTCGCGAGTTCCGTCATGGCGAAGCCAGTGAGGTAGCTGTTGCCACCCCTAACGGTACAGTTTACTTTGGACAACATCATCCTGTCGTTGTAGTAGCAGGACCTTGCTCGGTAGAAAATGAAGCAATGATTGTCGAAACGGCACGGCGCGTCAAAGCCGCAGGTGCAACGTTCCTCCGCGGTGGTGCATATAAACCTAGAACTTCGCCGTATGCGTTTCAAGGACATGGCGAGAGTGCTTTAGAATTACTCGCAGCAGCACGCAAAGCGAGTGGGTTAGGAATTATTACCGAAGTTATGGATGCGGCTGACCTGGACAAAATTGTCGAAGTTGCAGATGTTGTTCAAGTCGGGGCGCGCAATATGCAAAATTTCTCGCTGCTCAAAAAAGTCGGCGCGCAACCTAAGCCCGTGCTACTCAAGCGCGGCATGTCTGCAACAATTGAAGAGTGGTTAATGGCAGCAGAATATATCTTAGCTGCCGGAAATTCCAATGTTATTTTGTGCGAACGCGGAATTCGGACTTTTGATCGGCAGTATGCACGCAACACACTTGATTTAGCAGTTATTCCTGTATTGCGATCACTGACACACTTACCAATCATGATCGATCCCAGCCACGGTACAGGTAAAGCAGAATACGTTCCGGCGATGTCGCTTGCCGCAGTTGCAGCAGGAACCGATTCTTTGATGATTGAAGTCCATCCCAACCCTGCAAAAGCTTTATCAGATGGTCCACAATCGTTAACACCAGAACGTTTTGACCGTTTAATGCAAGAACTCAGCGTCATTGGTAAAGCTGTATCGCGTTGGCAACAACTCGCGATCGCTTTGTCGCCTTAG
- a CDS encoding Hsp20/alpha crystallin family protein: MALIRWEPFREVDSLQRDMNRLFDSLMRATDGEPASSMAFVPAAEIEETPEAVHLKLEIPGMEAKDLDVQVTAEAVAVSGERKSETKTEEKGMTRSEFRYGSFRRVIPLPARIKNDEVQAEYKNGVLNLTLPKAEAEKNKVVKVNIG; this comes from the coding sequence ATGGCATTAATTCGTTGGGAGCCTTTTCGCGAAGTTGATAGTTTACAACGGGACATGAATCGCCTATTTGACAGTTTAATGCGTGCAACTGACGGTGAGCCAGCCAGCAGTATGGCGTTTGTCCCCGCCGCAGAGATCGAAGAAACTCCCGAAGCTGTTCATCTCAAGTTAGAAATTCCAGGAATGGAAGCCAAAGACTTGGATGTACAAGTTACAGCCGAAGCGGTTGCAGTCAGTGGAGAGCGCAAGTCAGAAACGAAAACCGAAGAAAAAGGCATGACTCGCTCAGAGTTTCGTTATGGTTCTTTTAGAAGAGTGATTCCTTTGCCGGCTCGAATTAAAAATGACGAAGTTCAAGCAGAGTACAAAAATGGTGTTTTGAACTTGACTCTACCCAAAGCGGAAGCTGAGAAAAACAAAGTTGTGAAAGTAAATATTGGTTAA
- a CDS encoding MlaE family lipid ABC transporter permease subunit — protein sequence MSDTRSNSSLGVWSQRLLAAILLCGQVIVHLLQGKIHRRNTLDQMAAVGPESLLIALVTAAFVGAVFTIQVAREFIQFGAGNAVGGVLALALTRELAPVLTAVVLAGRVGSAFAAEIGTMRVTEQIDALYMLRTDPIDYLVIPRVIACCVMLPALTLLSLVTGMIGGLLIVTNVYNLSQTTFLDSARNFLNVWDVCSAAIKAACFGILIAIIGCSWGLTTTGGAKGVGQSTTTAVVTALLAIFISNFLLTAIMFQGTGSAVLRGI from the coding sequence TTGAGTGATACGCGCAGTAATTCAAGTTTAGGAGTATGGAGTCAGCGGCTGCTAGCAGCAATTTTGCTGTGTGGACAGGTCATCGTTCACTTGCTGCAAGGTAAAATTCATCGCCGTAACACACTCGATCAGATGGCGGCTGTAGGACCCGAATCGCTCTTAATCGCCTTGGTTACAGCGGCTTTTGTCGGTGCTGTGTTTACTATCCAAGTCGCGAGAGAATTTATTCAATTTGGGGCGGGAAATGCTGTGGGAGGCGTGCTGGCGCTTGCCTTAACACGCGAACTTGCCCCCGTACTGACAGCAGTTGTTTTAGCAGGGCGCGTTGGTTCGGCGTTTGCCGCAGAAATTGGCACAATGCGAGTAACCGAGCAAATCGATGCGCTGTATATGCTAAGAACTGATCCGATTGATTACCTCGTTATTCCGCGTGTTATCGCTTGCTGCGTGATGCTACCAGCTTTGACACTCTTATCGTTAGTGACAGGGATGATTGGGGGATTGCTGATTGTTACTAATGTGTACAACCTTTCTCAAACCACATTTCTCGATTCAGCGCGCAACTTTCTCAATGTGTGGGATGTTTGCAGCGCTGCTATCAAAGCAGCTTGTTTTGGCATTCTCATTGCGATCATTGGTTGTAGTTGGGGCTTAACAACAACTGGAGGCGCTAAAGGTGTTGGACAATCAACGACAACTGCTGTCGTGACAGCATTGCTCGCTATTTTTATCAGTAATTTTCTCTTGACCGCTATCATGTTTCAAGGAACTGGTAGTGCAGTGCTACGGGGTATCTGA
- a CDS encoding DUF3119 family protein has translation MTPSSPISSTTIELAPSYKLPVAIIVLAIPLLLVSPWIGGAIALFGLFLMFQAGTLRLQFTDTALDIYRGENLIRRFPYQEWENWEIFWSNVPILFYFKEVKSIHFLPIIFDPKMLASCLEQRFPKGVARS, from the coding sequence ATGACTCCTTCCTCTCCAATTTCATCAACAACGATTGAACTTGCGCCCAGCTATAAGTTACCTGTTGCGATCATAGTCCTGGCTATTCCCCTGCTACTCGTTTCACCTTGGATTGGCGGTGCGATCGCTTTATTTGGTCTGTTTCTGATGTTCCAAGCAGGAACTTTGCGCCTACAATTTACAGACACAGCACTTGATATTTATCGCGGTGAAAACTTAATTCGTCGCTTTCCCTATCAAGAATGGGAAAATTGGGAAATCTTCTGGTCTAATGTTCCTATCCTGTTCTACTTTAAAGAAGTTAAAAGCATCCATTTTTTACCCATTATATTTGACCCAAAAATGCTTGCAAGCTGTTTAGAGCAACGCTTTCCGAAAGGAGTAGCTAGAAGCTAG